The Sorangiineae bacterium MSr11367 genome window below encodes:
- a CDS encoding M57 family metalloprotease, with protein MRIKMSAGFLVRCLGVASSVLAFGVLTVSSTGCAANPEEGNRSEATGTTATSFDEWRKTVYQEAESGIWIVNGDTPVDSIEKLQSFYERYVQQGALIVDNNDGVDSKWNSTQKLNITYCVSRSSFGSRYDAVVQAMSEAGGNWASVANIRFVHVASQDGSCNARNKNVVFDVRQVRSGQYLARAFFPNQSRSTRNVLIDSSSFGYTDPYSLVGILTHELGHSLGFRHEHTRPESGTCFEDDNWRALTTYDSNSVMHYPQCNGSNDGDLTITSRDAQGAASLYGAP; from the coding sequence ATGCGAATCAAGATGTCGGCCGGTTTTCTCGTCCGCTGCCTGGGGGTGGCATCCAGCGTTCTCGCATTTGGCGTGCTCACCGTCTCGTCGACGGGCTGTGCGGCGAACCCGGAGGAAGGGAACCGTTCCGAAGCGACCGGCACCACGGCCACGTCGTTCGATGAATGGCGAAAAACGGTCTACCAGGAGGCCGAGAGCGGCATCTGGATCGTCAATGGCGATACGCCGGTGGACAGCATCGAGAAGCTGCAGTCGTTCTACGAGCGGTACGTCCAGCAGGGCGCGCTCATCGTGGACAACAACGATGGGGTCGACTCCAAGTGGAATAGTACGCAAAAACTGAATATTACCTACTGCGTCAGCCGCTCGTCGTTCGGTAGCCGATACGATGCGGTGGTTCAGGCCATGAGCGAAGCCGGTGGCAATTGGGCCTCGGTGGCGAACATCCGGTTCGTGCACGTTGCAAGCCAGGACGGCAGCTGCAATGCGCGCAACAAAAACGTCGTCTTCGACGTCCGCCAAGTGCGCAGCGGTCAATACTTGGCGCGCGCGTTTTTCCCGAATCAGAGCCGCTCCACGCGCAATGTGCTCATCGACTCCTCGTCGTTCGGGTACACGGATCCGTATTCGCTGGTGGGCATTTTGACCCACGAGCTCGGCCACAGCCTGGGCTTTCGTCACGAGCACACACGGCCCGAATCGGGCACGTGCTTCGAGGACGACAACTGGCGCGCGTTGACGACGTACGATTCGAACTCCGTGATGCACTATCCGCAGTGCAACGGGTCGAACGACGGCGACCTCACGATCACCTCGCGGGATGCGCAGGGCGCTGCGAGCCTTTACGGCGCGCCGTAG
- a CDS encoding GNAT family N-acetyltransferase: MSTASDSKVGSMDGGGVRRATATDLPLLPAVEAAADERFAAMGFPPLPPPGTCESLAASLFVLVAGDPPVGFARVEVVDGLAHLEQLSVHPEQQGRGFGAALLAGAFGEAQRLGYAEMTLVTFADIPWNAPFYARHGFRELHALTPGLENLRAKERSLGLDAMGRRVVMKRTSR, translated from the coding sequence ATGAGCACGGCGAGTGATTCGAAGGTTGGTTCCATGGACGGGGGCGGCGTGCGCCGGGCGACGGCGACGGACTTGCCGCTCCTTCCGGCGGTGGAAGCGGCCGCCGACGAGCGGTTTGCCGCCATGGGATTTCCGCCATTGCCGCCGCCGGGCACCTGCGAGAGCCTCGCGGCGTCGCTATTCGTTCTCGTTGCGGGCGATCCTCCGGTGGGGTTCGCCCGCGTCGAGGTGGTCGACGGTCTCGCGCACTTGGAACAGCTCTCAGTGCATCCGGAACAGCAAGGGCGCGGATTCGGAGCCGCGCTGCTCGCAGGCGCATTTGGCGAGGCCCAGCGTCTCGGGTATGCCGAAATGACCTTGGTGACGTTCGCGGACATTCCGTGGAACGCGCCTTTCTACGCGCGACATGGATTCCGTGAATTGCACGCCCTGACGCCGGGCCTGGAGAACCTGCGCGCCAAAGAGCGTTCGCTCGGACTCGACGCGATGGGCC
- a CDS encoding serine protease has product MLTRLFLFAAVASLSLGAAACGSSSSEGEENSTRTACAGLRIVDPSLRTQSQCGPTLDFTPINDYHGDIPSIQEREDAVVLINGACTGTLIAAQAGPIILTAGHCGHVGDRVMLAFNVEANADGDTLVTEGAVVEQADAPDYALIKPDKLPVVTPTPLTTKESDRLAIIQHPRGGPKSIAEGKLAGVCNGLIYYTDLDTLVGGSGAGVLTRDGYLVGVHTDGDCAADGSGSNYGWTSVSIVAASAYLQDADIAAR; this is encoded by the coding sequence ATGCTCACGAGGCTTTTCCTTTTCGCGGCCGTGGCGTCCCTTTCCCTGGGCGCCGCGGCCTGCGGAAGTTCCTCCTCGGAAGGGGAGGAGAACAGTACGAGAACGGCATGCGCCGGGCTGCGCATCGTCGATCCGAGTTTGCGCACGCAGTCGCAGTGCGGGCCGACCCTCGATTTCACGCCGATCAACGACTACCACGGCGACATTCCGTCCATCCAGGAGCGCGAAGACGCGGTCGTTCTGATCAACGGCGCGTGCACCGGGACGTTGATCGCCGCGCAAGCGGGCCCCATCATCCTGACGGCGGGCCATTGCGGGCACGTTGGCGATCGCGTGATGTTGGCCTTCAACGTCGAGGCCAACGCCGACGGCGATACGCTGGTGACCGAAGGAGCCGTGGTCGAGCAAGCCGACGCGCCGGATTATGCGCTCATCAAGCCCGACAAGCTGCCGGTGGTCACGCCCACGCCGCTGACGACCAAAGAGAGCGATCGGCTCGCGATCATCCAGCATCCGCGCGGAGGGCCCAAGTCCATCGCCGAGGGGAAGCTGGCGGGGGTCTGCAATGGGCTGATTTACTATACGGATCTCGACACCCTGGTGGGTGGCTCGGGCGCCGGCGTGCTCACCCGCGACGGTTACTTGGTTGGCGTTCACACCGATGGCGATTGCGCGGCCGATGGCTCCGGATCCAACTATGGTTGGACCTCCGTGAGCATCGTCGCTGCATCGGCGTATCTGCAGGACGCCGACATCGCCGCGCGCTAA